One genomic region from Isachenkonia alkalipeptolytica encodes:
- the hag gene encoding flagellin Hag gives MRINNNLMAMNTHRQLGNAQQAGANSMEKLSSGMRINRAGDDAAGLSISEKMRGQIRGLNQASRNSQDGISMIQTAEGALDETHNILQRMRELTVQAGNETNAEADLEAIQNEINELTEEIDGIAARTEFNGKNLMDGTFAPVGGFDSEGDNIGEDDAESVILQIGANGDQNLAINIGNMSTEALGTLNDGDDDLELSIDDIKVTDGDFRAFEDDGDPKAMHFDNQLEAIDNAIGQVSSQRSELGANQNRLEHTISNLDNAGENLQAAESRIRDVDMAQEMMEMTKQNILQQASNAMLAQANNAPQSILQLLG, from the coding sequence ATGAGAATTAATAACAATCTAATGGCAATGAACACCCATCGTCAGTTGGGTAATGCACAACAAGCAGGTGCTAACTCAATGGAAAAACTATCTTCCGGTATGCGAATCAACCGAGCGGGAGACGACGCAGCGGGACTTTCTATCAGTGAAAAGATGAGAGGACAAATTCGAGGACTTAACCAAGCTTCTAGAAACTCTCAAGATGGTATTTCTATGATTCAAACCGCTGAGGGTGCACTTGACGAAACCCATAATATTCTACAACGTATGCGTGAATTAACAGTGCAAGCTGGTAATGAGACAAATGCAGAGGCTGATTTAGAAGCTATCCAGAATGAAATAAATGAACTAACAGAAGAGATAGATGGTATCGCGGCACGTACTGAATTCAACGGCAAAAATTTGATGGATGGAACTTTTGCTCCAGTGGGTGGCTTTGATAGTGAAGGAGATAATATCGGAGAGGATGACGCTGAATCAGTGATTCTGCAAATTGGTGCAAATGGAGATCAGAACTTAGCAATAAATATTGGGAATATGAGCACTGAAGCACTGGGAACGTTAAATGACGGTGATGATGACCTTGAACTTTCAATTGATGATATTAAAGTAACAGATGGTGATTTCCGTGCATTTGAAGATGATGGTGATCCTAAAGCGATGCATTTTGATAACCAACTAGAAGCAATTGATAATGCAATTGGACAAGTATCTTCTCAACGATCCGAACTTGGAGCCAACCAAAATCGACTAGAGCACACAATTTCAAACTTAGATAACGCTGGAGAGAACTTACAAGCAGCAGAATCTCGAATCAGAGACGTAGATATGGCCCAAGAAATGATGGAAATGACCAAGCAAAACATTCTACAACAAGCTTCTAATGCGATGTTGGCTCAAGCGAATAACGCCCCTCAGTCTATACTTCAATTACTAGGGTAG
- the csrA gene encoding carbon storage regulator CsrA: MLILTRKLDESIMLGKDIEIKVLGIEDGKVKLGIDAPRDVDIFRKEIYMEIEAENKEAASDGKDLESLKDLFKK, from the coding sequence ATGTTAATTCTTACAAGAAAGCTGGATGAAAGCATTATGCTGGGAAAGGATATAGAAATTAAGGTCCTGGGCATTGAGGACGGCAAAGTGAAACTCGGCATCGACGCTCCCAGAGACGTAGACATTTTCCGTAAGGAAATTTACATGGAAATTGAGGCCGAGAACAAAGAGGCCGCCAGTGATGGGAAGGACTTAGAAAGTCTGAAGGATCTGTTTAAAAAGTAA
- the fliW gene encoding flagellar assembly protein FliW, with protein sequence MKLETKHFGTIEVDEENIITFPDGIPGFEEETEFTIIQNPDENLPFHWLQAVKKGELAFVIMNPFIFRPDYDIHLPKGALEKLNIEDKEQISLWTIVRVPEKVEEMTANLSAPIVINNEEKLGKQVALENSPYGKRHQVLKELRESQNNAQASPKEASEGGV encoded by the coding sequence ATGAAGCTAGAAACCAAGCACTTTGGAACCATTGAAGTAGATGAGGAAAACATCATCACCTTTCCCGACGGCATCCCCGGTTTTGAAGAGGAAACGGAGTTTACCATCATTCAAAATCCTGACGAGAACTTACCCTTTCACTGGCTGCAGGCGGTAAAGAAGGGGGAGTTGGCCTTTGTGATTATGAACCCCTTTATTTTTCGACCGGACTACGACATTCACTTACCGAAGGGGGCTTTGGAGAAACTGAACATCGAGGATAAAGAGCAGATTTCCCTTTGGACCATCGTCCGGGTACCGGAAAAGGTGGAGGAGATGACCGCCAACCTTTCGGCGCCGATTGTGATCAACAACGAGGAAAAACTGGGAAAGCAGGTGGCCCTGGAGAACAGCCCCTACGGAAAGCGCCATCAAGTGCTTAAGGAGTTAAGGGAAAGTCAAAATAACGCCCAAGCATCCCCCAAAGAAGCATCCGAAGGAGGGGTATAA
- a CDS encoding DUF6470 family protein: MSLTIDFKLSQIGINSEIGNFNIQNPSPRVDIQSRQPRLELDIQQPSVVLDQSAPKEEIGVKNPMGLAYEYAGKGRQAAARGTARIVREGEQLRDHHKGGSVEQIAKGKKFNKERGYNVELMPKSMVKVDLHRGRTDVNLQAGEVTVSANNQPLNMQFQRGNHQTYLLEKGYFEVNYTGARLNRLIG; this comes from the coding sequence ATGAGTCTAACCATTGATTTTAAACTATCCCAAATCGGGATCAACTCCGAAATCGGAAATTTTAATATTCAAAACCCCAGCCCACGAGTGGACATCCAAAGCCGTCAGCCGAGGTTGGAGTTGGATATTCAACAGCCCAGCGTGGTATTAGATCAAAGCGCCCCCAAGGAAGAAATCGGCGTCAAAAACCCCATGGGCCTTGCCTATGAATACGCCGGGAAAGGACGGCAAGCTGCCGCTCGGGGAACCGCCCGGATTGTCCGGGAAGGGGAGCAGCTTCGGGACCATCATAAAGGGGGCTCCGTGGAACAAATCGCCAAGGGAAAGAAGTTTAATAAGGAGCGGGGCTACAATGTGGAACTGATGCCAAAATCCATGGTCAAGGTGGACCTACACCGGGGGCGGACCGATGTGAATCTGCAAGCGGGGGAGGTAACGGTTTCCGCCAATAACCAGCCCCTAAATATGCAGTTTCAGCGGGGGAACCACCAAACCTATCTGCTGGAAAAAGGCTACTTCGAAGTCAACTACACCGGAGCGCGACTGAATCGTTTGATAGGCTAA
- the flgL gene encoding flagellar hook-associated protein FlgL: MRITNNMMINNMNRNLNRNLMNMDQRQNQIATGKRIHRPSDDPIGTTRIMQLKSHTRQLDQNHSAAEDALSWMNTTESVANQYVDALQRSRELTVQAANGSLTQSETKKIQQEISEIKEHIIGLGNTSHGGKHIFSGKEIDKHLLNDDGSYNDAVHQKLLEDSGLIDDQIKYAIGMNETIPINLTGLEMFEDQGALTEWSETMSLPEELGEGNASTVELMGMTLNIEVTEANFIDGEGNTLQDDAGNEIRYKGGSFVDEDGEDFTPIVNGEEISDTSDLSEDAEQTPVSFTSTLGYRSLDEDGEEQYTVFDIPDLDLEDLSKGETFGAMEDIQGIIQLVTNPAPSEMSEEDAEEHNDRLQDMNQAFIQQQMLKANPGAEEDINPENIENFLNGNENSFLYEGKRIYRLENFNFETTGVSSDNLQENKETGYQKKIAFSASPKKPGVMQMLDRVEKNLLEGNQEALSEDLDDFDRFLDVALTARSTLGARVNRGTLVRDRIETDTINFREQLSNVEDVDMAETITKLMNEENVYRASLSVGARIVQPTLIDFLR; the protein is encoded by the coding sequence ATGCGTATAACCAATAATATGATGATCAACAATATGAATCGAAACCTGAACCGAAATCTGATGAACATGGATCAGCGACAAAACCAAATCGCCACAGGGAAACGAATTCACCGACCCTCCGACGATCCCATCGGCACCACCCGGATCATGCAGTTAAAATCTCATACCCGGCAGTTGGACCAAAACCACTCCGCCGCCGAGGACGCCCTATCCTGGATGAACACCACGGAGTCCGTGGCCAACCAATACGTAGACGCCCTACAGCGTTCAAGAGAGCTGACGGTACAGGCGGCCAACGGATCCTTAACCCAGTCGGAGACCAAGAAAATTCAACAGGAAATCAGTGAAATCAAAGAGCATATCATCGGCCTCGGAAATACCAGCCACGGGGGAAAACATATTTTCTCAGGAAAAGAGATTGACAAGCACCTGTTAAATGATGACGGGTCCTATAACGATGCCGTTCATCAAAAACTCCTGGAGGATTCGGGACTGATTGATGATCAAATCAAGTACGCCATCGGGATGAATGAGACGATTCCCATTAACCTCACCGGGCTGGAGATGTTTGAGGATCAGGGAGCCTTGACGGAGTGGTCGGAGACCATGAGTTTGCCGGAGGAATTAGGAGAAGGTAATGCATCGACCGTAGAATTAATGGGAATGACACTCAATATTGAGGTCACTGAGGCGAATTTTATAGATGGAGAGGGGAACACTTTACAGGATGATGCTGGTAATGAAATAAGATACAAAGGGGGATCTTTTGTTGATGAAGACGGCGAAGATTTTACCCCAATAGTTAATGGTGAAGAAATATCGGATACAAGTGATTTATCGGAAGACGCAGAACAAACTCCTGTTTCGTTTACAAGCACTTTAGGTTATCGATCGTTAGATGAAGATGGTGAGGAACAGTATACTGTTTTTGATATTCCGGACTTGGATTTAGAGGATCTATCAAAAGGCGAGACCTTTGGTGCGATGGAGGATATTCAAGGGATCATTCAACTTGTAACAAACCCTGCCCCAAGTGAAATGTCCGAGGAGGATGCTGAAGAACATAATGACCGCCTTCAAGATATGAACCAAGCCTTCATCCAACAGCAAATGCTTAAGGCAAATCCCGGCGCCGAAGAGGATATCAATCCTGAAAACATTGAAAACTTCCTAAACGGTAACGAAAACTCCTTTCTATACGAAGGGAAACGCATTTACCGATTGGAAAACTTTAATTTTGAAACCACCGGGGTAAGCAGCGACAACCTACAGGAGAATAAAGAAACGGGCTACCAAAAGAAAATCGCTTTTTCCGCTAGTCCGAAAAAGCCCGGGGTGATGCAGATGCTGGACCGGGTAGAGAAAAATTTGTTAGAGGGGAATCAGGAAGCCCTCAGTGAAGATTTGGATGACTTTGATCGCTTCTTGGATGTGGCCTTAACCGCAAGGTCCACCCTAGGGGCACGGGTAAACCGGGGGACCTTGGTACGGGACCGTATCGAGACGGATACCATCAATTTCCGGGAACAGCTCTCCAATGTGGAGGACGTGGATATGGCGGAGACCATCACCAAGCTAATGAACGAAGAAAACGTATACCGAGCCTCCCTTTCTGTGGGGGCAAGGATTGTTCAGCCAACACTAATCGACTTTTTGAGGTAA
- the flgK gene encoding flagellar hook-associated protein FlgK translates to MRSTFLGFNAARSGLFSSQRALDITGHNIANANTEGYSRQRLEQSSSISMKLQGGQGMLGTGVDTKEIQQIRNEFIDHQLRQENTDLGYWGARAEGLEMLEMILNEPSDTGITEVMDDFFYAVDTLAKNPGDSDITVRAQVREEAIAFTKTLNHLYSQMEQNVRNTDDEINNTVTEINDLTKGISRLNKQIYTLESDGSNANDLRDDRNVMLDELSKLADVRVSEYTEKIVGSEEGAGKKMMIEINGRPLVDHDTAYAIETEETYSDIYDGDNPEAEIPITQLTWAGREELTGDLGGELQALVDLRDGDSAGEKGYPYYMKELNTFAQTFAKEVNELHSRGYGLGSDVLEDENGNPVQEDGAGYLMFTRDNENSIDLYEDGEVNYKEINARNISISADVDEDLNRIATSLDGSQGDASIAEQIGQMRNDRTMFQEGKPEDFMKALIGNLGVDAKEANRNRDNQEGLVGMLDYKRESIMGVSMDEEMSNMIKFQHAYNASARMMTTMDEMLDVVINRLGTVGR, encoded by the coding sequence ATGCGATCAACCTTTCTAGGATTTAACGCGGCCCGGTCGGGACTTTTTTCTTCCCAACGGGCTTTAGATATTACCGGACATAACATCGCCAATGCCAATACCGAAGGCTACTCTAGGCAACGACTGGAGCAAAGCTCCAGCATTTCCATGAAACTGCAGGGGGGCCAGGGGATGCTGGGTACCGGGGTGGACACCAAGGAAATCCAGCAAATCCGAAACGAATTCATCGACCATCAGCTCCGTCAGGAAAACACGGATCTCGGTTACTGGGGGGCCCGAGCCGAAGGCCTGGAGATGCTGGAGATGATCCTAAACGAGCCCTCGGATACGGGGATTACCGAGGTGATGGACGACTTTTTCTACGCCGTGGATACCCTGGCGAAAAATCCCGGGGACAGCGACATCACCGTACGGGCCCAGGTCCGGGAAGAGGCCATTGCCTTTACCAAGACTCTGAATCATCTGTACAGTCAAATGGAGCAAAACGTCCGGAATACCGATGATGAAATCAACAACACGGTAACGGAGATCAATGATTTGACCAAAGGAATTTCACGGCTCAACAAACAGATCTATACCCTGGAATCCGACGGATCCAATGCCAATGACCTTCGAGACGATCGAAACGTAATGCTGGATGAACTGTCGAAACTGGCGGATGTCCGGGTGTCTGAGTACACCGAAAAGATCGTGGGCAGCGAAGAGGGTGCGGGAAAGAAAATGATGATCGAGATCAACGGACGCCCCTTAGTGGACCACGATACAGCCTATGCCATTGAAACCGAAGAGACCTACTCCGATATTTACGATGGCGATAATCCCGAGGCGGAAATTCCCATTACCCAACTGACCTGGGCGGGAAGAGAAGAGCTGACCGGGGATTTGGGCGGGGAGCTGCAAGCCCTAGTGGACCTACGGGATGGGGACAGCGCCGGAGAGAAGGGCTATCCCTACTATATGAAAGAACTGAACACCTTCGCCCAAACCTTCGCCAAGGAAGTTAATGAACTACATAGCCGGGGGTACGGACTGGGAAGTGATGTGTTAGAGGATGAGAACGGCAATCCCGTTCAAGAGGACGGCGCCGGTTATTTAATGTTTACCCGGGATAATGAAAATTCCATTGATCTCTATGAGGACGGAGAAGTCAACTACAAAGAAATTAACGCCCGAAACATCAGCATATCCGCCGATGTGGACGAGGACTTAAACCGCATCGCCACCTCTCTCGACGGCAGTCAGGGGGACGCCTCCATCGCCGAGCAGATCGGACAGATGCGAAACGACCGAACAATGTTTCAGGAGGGAAAACCCGAGGACTTTATGAAAGCCCTGATCGGAAACCTGGGTGTGGACGCCAAGGAAGCCAATCGAAACCGGGACAATCAGGAAGGCCTGGTGGGCATGCTGGATTATAAACGGGAATCCATTATGGGGGTTTCCATGGATGAGGAAATGTCCAATATGATTAAATTTCAACACGCCTACAACGCCTCGGCGAGAATGATGACCACTATGGACGAAATGTTGGACGTGGTCATAAATAGACTGGGCACCGTAGGAAGATAG
- a CDS encoding flagellar protein FlgN — translation MAKSLEQLKASLIKEKEMYDGVLKLSKEKQDLIVKGKVKEIEALTQKEQVFIKHMGTFEKIRRSIFTNASKELNIREVDNVSELLLFIDEEEGKEIDGLRDEILDTIKALKEVNEENESLIKKSLEYIDFNKELIASIQQEGPQNNDYTEKASERSKSNKSILDMKI, via the coding sequence TTGGCAAAGTCCTTAGAACAGTTAAAAGCGAGTTTGATAAAAGAAAAGGAAATGTACGATGGGGTCCTAAAGCTTTCCAAGGAAAAACAGGACCTCATTGTTAAGGGAAAGGTAAAGGAAATTGAAGCGCTGACCCAAAAAGAGCAGGTGTTTATTAAGCATATGGGCACCTTCGAAAAAATCCGCCGGTCGATCTTCACCAACGCCTCCAAGGAGCTAAACATTCGGGAAGTGGATAACGTCTCGGAACTCCTGTTATTTATCGATGAGGAAGAAGGAAAGGAAATCGACGGCCTTCGGGATGAGATTTTAGACACCATAAAAGCGCTGAAGGAAGTCAACGAGGAAAACGAATCCCTGATCAAAAAGAGTTTGGAGTACATCGATTTTAATAAAGAGCTGATTGCCTCCATTCAACAGGAAGGGCCCCAAAACAACGACTACACCGAAAAGGCCTCGGAGCGAAGCAAATCCAATAAAAGCATACTGGATATGAAAATTTAA
- the flgM gene encoding flagellar biosynthesis anti-sigma factor FlgM, which produces MKIHNNPNVMKALKLYDNQKTDKTQKSEKVTQKKDQLELSEKARDFQVAMKAFQKLPDIREDKVTKYQEQIRSGSYEVSGKEVLDKMIRQGKIDQKI; this is translated from the coding sequence ATGAAAATACACAATAATCCCAACGTCATGAAAGCCTTAAAACTATATGATAATCAAAAGACCGATAAAACCCAAAAGAGCGAAAAAGTAACCCAGAAAAAAGATCAACTGGAACTTTCGGAAAAAGCCCGGGACTTTCAAGTAGCCATGAAAGCCTTTCAAAAGCTTCCCGACATTCGAGAAGATAAGGTTACCAAGTATCAAGAACAAATCCGCTCCGGTTCCTATGAAGTTTCCGGCAAGGAAGTGTTGGATAAAATGATCCGGCAGGGAAAAATCGATCAAAAAATCTAA
- a CDS encoding TIGR03826 family flagellar region protein produces the protein MDLINCKKCGRAFGDDGNEFCSRCREDPEAAYRKVKDYLYDHPGASVNDVHEETGVSERLILQFLREDRIEIRESDNTFLDCERCGVSITSGRYCSACADAIKKGFQKALTPKEKEEKKAKEAVKNNRMFAAERHKKN, from the coding sequence ATGGATCTGATCAATTGTAAAAAATGCGGCAGAGCTTTTGGCGACGACGGCAACGAATTTTGCTCAAGGTGTCGAGAGGATCCCGAAGCGGCCTATCGAAAAGTCAAGGATTACCTCTACGATCATCCGGGCGCTTCGGTGAATGATGTACATGAGGAAACCGGTGTCAGCGAACGCTTAATTCTACAGTTTTTACGGGAGGACCGGATCGAAATTCGGGAATCGGACAACACCTTCCTAGACTGTGAACGGTGCGGGGTATCCATTACCAGCGGACGATACTGCTCTGCATGCGCCGATGCCATCAAAAAAGGGTTCCAAAAAGCCCTGACCCCGAAGGAGAAGGAAGAAAAGAAAGCCAAGGAAGCAGTAAAAAACAACCGGATGTTTGCCGCCGAGCGCCATAAGAAAAACTAG